One window of the Rosa rugosa chromosome 3, drRosRugo1.1, whole genome shotgun sequence genome contains the following:
- the LOC133739393 gene encoding endoglucanase 3-like, translating to MAMSSLFLISVLISLGTSIGIVQAGNPNYRDALAKSILFFQGQRSGKLPSGAAQQITWRSNSGLSDGQLAKVDLTGGYYDGGDNVKFNFPMAFTATMLSWGSLEYSKKMEPQLTNTRAAIRWSANYLLKCARATPDRLYVGIGDPDVDHKCWERPEDMDTVRTVYWISPSNPGSDVAGETAAALAAASMVFRRVDLKYSKLLLRTAKKVFQFAIQYRGAYSDSLGSAVCPFYCSYSGYKDELVWGAAWLLRATNDDFYFNFLKSLGAGDSPDIFSWDNKFAGAYVLLSRRAVLNNDKNFDSYKQQAEQFMCRILPNSPSSSTQYTKGGLIFKLPESNLQYVTSITFLLTTYSKYMSATKHRFNCGNLVVTSSTLRNIAKRQVDYILGVNPLNISYMVGYGPRYPKRIHHRGSSLPSLASHPKTIGCEAGFQPFFYSSNPNPNLLVGAVVGGPNQNDGFPDDRTDYSHSEPATYINGAIVGPLAYFANLN from the exons ATGGCAATGTCTTCGTTGTTCCTCATCTCTGTGTTGATATCATTGGGCACTAGTATTGGTATAGTCCAAGCAGGCAACCCAAATTACAGAGATGCCCTTGCAAAGTCCATCCTCTTCTTCCAGGGACAGAGGTCAGGCAAGCTCCCCTCCGGCGCTGCCCAGCAAATTACCTGGAGGTCCAATTCTGGACTTTCCGATGGTCAACTCGCAAAA GTGGACTTAACTGGAGGATACTATGATGGTGGAGACAATGTCAAATTCAACTTCCCAATGGCTTTCACTGCGACAATGCTATCATGGGGATCACTTGAATATAGCAAAAAAATGGAGCCCCAACTAACGAATACCCGGGCCGCAATCCGATGGTCCGCAAACTACCTTCTAAAGTGTGCTCGAGCCACGCCCGACAGGCTCTACGTTGGGATCGGGGACCCTGATGTAGACCACAAGTGTTGGGAAAGGCCCGAAGACATGGACACGGTTCGAACCGTGTACTGGATCTCACCTAGCAATCCTGGTTCGGATGTTGCTGGAGAGACGGCGGCCGCATTGGCTGCTGCTTCTATGGTTTTCCGAAGGGTTGACCTCAAGTATTCAAAATTGTTATTAAGAACAGCCAAGAAAGTATTTCAGTTTGCAATTCAGTACAGAGGTGCCTACAGTGATTCACTTGGTTCTGCTGTTTGCCCATTTTATTGCTCATATTCAGGATACAAG GATGAGCTAGTTTGGGGTGCTGCATGGCTTCTTAGAGCAACAAATGATGACttttatttcaatttcttgAAATCCTTGGGAGCTGGTGATTCACCAGATATCTTCAGCTGGGACAACAAATTTGCTGGTGCTTATGTTCTGCTATCAAGG AGGGCAGTGTTGAACAATGACAAGAATTTTGACTCATATAAACAACAAGCTGAGCAATTTATGTGCCGGATTTTGCCCAACTCACCCTCTTCAAGCACACAATATACAAAAG GAGGGCTCATATTCAAGCTGCCTGAAAGTAACCTCCAATATGTCACCTCAATAACATTCTTGCTTACTACCTATTCCAAGTACATGTCTGCCACAAAGCACAGGTTTAACTGTGGCAATCTTGTTGTCACTTCAAGCACTTTAAGAAACATTGCCAAGAGACAG GTGGACTACATATTAGGGGTAAACCCACTGAACATATCCTACATGGTAGGTTATGGACCTCGCTATCCTAAGAGAATTCACCACAGAGGATCTTCATTGCCCTCATTGGCAAGTCATCCAAAAACCATAGGTTGTGAAGCTGGTTTCCAACCATTCTTCTATTCATCAAATCCAAATCCTAACCTCCTAGTTGGAGCTGTTGTTGGAGGTCCAAATCAGAATGATGGGTTTCCAGATGATCGCACCGATTATAGTCATTCAGAGCCTGCAACATACATAAATGGTGCTATAGTCGGACCATTAGCATACTTTGCAAATCTCAATTGA
- the LOC133739552 gene encoding uncharacterized protein LOC133739552, producing the protein MALRVGMLRSGRDHLASIFGFRRWTHIAAMPPPSLFGSVQNRIASPHFVLSEFDREADTGFGFPSISFGGFMELMAVPKRKTSPHKRGIRNGPKALKPVRVIIRCKSCGRVKLPHYYCCSGHRGNDSNGSIS; encoded by the exons ATGGCTTTGCGCGTGGGAATGCTCAGGTCCGGCAGAGACCACTTGGCCTCCATTTTCGGCTTTCGGAGGTGGACCCACATCGCCGCCATGCCTCCGCCGTCTTTGTTTGGGTCTGTTCAGAACCGAATCGCTTCCCCACATTTTGTTCTGTCGGAATTCGATCGGGAGGCAGACACCGGTTTCGGGTTCCCAAGTATCTCCTTCGGTGGTTTCATGGAGCTCATGGCTGTCCCCAAGAGGAAG ACTTCTCCCCACAAGAGAGGCATAAGGAATGGCCCAAAGGCTTTGAAACCTGTTCGGGTTATAATCCGATGCAA GAGTTGTGGTCGAGTCAAGCTGCCGCACTATTATTGTTGCAGTGGACATAGGGGAAATGACAGTAATGGCTCAATTAGTTAG